Proteins co-encoded in one Phycisphaerae bacterium genomic window:
- a CDS encoding glucoamylase family protein has protein sequence MKKFYFSGLIMILIVANVSGNCSKQDEIYLREILKQTWVYLDSHLAKETGFPTDSQTPGGNTNTTNIGLYLSAIGPAEKMGFISRADALARITKIIESIEKIESRNGFIYNWIDVGGDTKMADGVMAVSDFNKLITGLILVRQFFPELADKASPLIERVKWSTLYDAATGNTYWGYDIKNDRPIGLGNFWLASDCRLVMFYMIASGNGPVKIWDDAKRQKIQADGLTFYEPGYWFGGIFMAAMDAIFLDPPDRTEIGSSIGDFAWHQIQQAQNRGLKVWGWSNCNIPGKGYTEGGFLPWWVVTPHASVLVIEYYPRHVIENLHRLDAMGMRKPLTADKHFGFCDSIDIRNGKVDDRYLSLDQAMLFLSLTNFLEDGMVRKYFAQDRLVKNGFKLLETRLAKDPNLLKKWAERDTSPPQSSPAGKTSKNIALDMKQPEGIILNTAALGGSKVDAKFTAEGLVADFTAGDEQASEINIDIIFPQIDGRNLDGIQIVCSGSSKEAFGGVRIYLYDDQGQSQYTFIDGITPELKQHNIPDSSIFGMLSKPYAVNKLTIKLWAKPWYYTNQCTKAKSGRLIIDKIIFKQKG, from the coding sequence ATGAAAAAGTTTTATTTTTCAGGATTGATTATGATACTCATTGTCGCTAATGTATCCGGCAATTGTTCAAAGCAGGACGAAATATATCTTCGTGAAATCCTTAAGCAAACATGGGTTTATCTTGACAGTCATCTCGCCAAAGAAACAGGATTCCCAACCGATTCACAAACACCCGGCGGCAATACCAACACCACAAATATCGGATTATATCTTTCCGCCATAGGCCCTGCCGAGAAAATGGGGTTTATTTCAAGAGCAGATGCTTTGGCGCGAATAACCAAAATAATCGAATCTATTGAAAAAATCGAATCACGCAACGGATTCATTTACAACTGGATTGATGTCGGCGGCGATACGAAAATGGCTGACGGCGTTATGGCAGTATCGGATTTTAATAAACTTATCACGGGGCTGATACTTGTCCGGCAATTCTTTCCGGAACTGGCCGACAAGGCCTCGCCATTGATTGAACGGGTAAAATGGAGCACACTTTATGATGCCGCCACCGGCAATACGTATTGGGGATATGATATTAAAAACGACAGGCCCATAGGACTGGGAAATTTCTGGCTGGCTTCCGACTGCAGGCTGGTTATGTTTTATATGATTGCAAGCGGAAACGGACCAGTGAAAATATGGGACGATGCGAAACGCCAAAAAATTCAAGCTGACGGACTGACATTTTACGAGCCGGGCTACTGGTTCGGCGGAATTTTTATGGCGGCAATGGATGCGATATTTTTAGACCCGCCGGACAGAACTGAAATAGGAAGTTCTATAGGCGACTTCGCATGGCATCAGATTCAGCAGGCACAGAACCGCGGATTGAAAGTATGGGGATGGTCAAACTGCAATATACCCGGCAAAGGTTATACCGAAGGAGGATTTTTGCCGTGGTGGGTTGTAACGCCGCACGCTTCGGTACTGGTGATAGAATATTATCCACGTCACGTAATCGAAAATTTACACCGGCTTGACGCGATGGGAATGCGAAAACCTTTGACAGCAGACAAACATTTCGGATTTTGTGATTCTATCGACATTCGAAATGGTAAAGTCGACGACAGATACCTGTCGCTGGACCAGGCGATGCTGTTTTTGTCTTTAACGAATTTTCTCGAAGATGGTATGGTGCGCAAATATTTCGCACAAGACAGGTTAGTCAAAAATGGTTTCAAATTATTAGAAACTCGCCTTGCGAAGGACCCGAATCTCCTGAAAAAATGGGCAGAAAGAGACACTTCACCGCCTCAGTCTTCGCCTGCGGGAAAAACTTCTAAAAATATTGCTTTAGATATGAAACAGCCGGAAGGAATTATTTTAAATACCGCCGCCTTGGGAGGCAGTAAAGTTGACGCAAAATTCACTGCTGAAGGTTTAGTTGCCGATTTTACGGCAGGCGATGAGCAAGCCAGTGAAATCAATATTGATATAATCTTTCCACAAATAGACGGAAGAAATCTCGACGGGATTCAAATTGTATGCAGCGGAAGCTCAAAAGAAGCTTTTGGCGGAGTCAGGATTTATCTATACGACGACCAGGGGCAATCACAATATACTTTTATAGATGGCATAACGCCTGAACTGAAGCAGCATAATATTCCGGACTCCTCTATATTTGGAATGCTGTCAAAACCTTATGCGGTTAATAAACTGACTATAAAACTTTGGGCCAAGCCGTGGTACTATACAAATCAGTGCACAAAGGCAAAATCCGGAAGGCTTATTATTGATAAAATCATATTCAAACAAAAAGGGTGA
- a CDS encoding beta-galactosidase gives MKSAFLLIFLVFFTASTLAEQWYIFEDFDSNQCLAKWKPANINGSSQVIMVKQALSLKWQGDRDGVELKYFPATPIDITSWQKIRVYASIDTNNSDGKLNLWLHDGGKGSFVTGTNISQTNIEFNLEDAKKQIDAQAVREFALVVNGYPNDNGTISFSKIEVFSDNEITKATLTPLPSATISASSEQKEMTAAMAMDGKMDTRWSSSSNDNEWLQIDFNTPTELVGLKLHWETAYGRNYEIETLADNGKWETASKIQYGDGGVDEIYFGLRKTRAVRFVGHKRGTGWGYSLWEIEILGKENQILANASSSANGTDALAVLDGKADTYWQSGPDNGENTTLELTFPHKFGIGGLQINWAQQNSPACKIEALAEDSDQWQIIMNKKAGVNNTEDLFFSAVNTKKLRLVFEAEPVRISDIQIKGTSEAWTPVRHFEMLAQRLPDGMFPGWLRREQAFWTVTGLSGSFNESLLDEYGKVESGLRNFSVTPALIIDGKLLSAKNFKLTQSLADDWAPIPSVKWQGNDISLNITANTIEPDTTIVLYTLKNTSKKARDISLLLAARPLQINPPWQFGGYSSIKQANWQDNENTLILNDTQALRLYPKPSFQSLYSQKPTADSIDIIECLTDKKSDGNSVSSPEGIISAGARYNYHLAGGETKTILAIYPNTDKTNISVSGSYEEFFSSEMKKSLKYWRQLTGDWDINIPDKKLANLIRSNLAYLLINADGPATQPGSRNYNNSWIRDGAISATAMMRFGMLDFGKKYLQWFTGLIKDDGFIPFIVETKTGNPVGFADTWGEYDSFGEYAFLVREVTEITDDNSIAQMSWPKLKAAMKYMENLRNQRLTEQYKGTEYEGILPQSNSHEGYFPAKHSYWDDFFALKGLQDAQTIALRLGYKDDAVWLNGFEKELRKSLFESMEKVRQRDNLKTLPACAELGDFDPTSTSIGIMIADERDNLPEDALEATYDKYMQDCIQRAAQPADKRSSYTPYEVRNIGAMIRMGRSADARTLLDFFVNDGVRPAAWNHLAEVVHGDLRTPSYIGDMPHTWVGAELINSIRDMLVYEDRGRLVLAAAIPDKWLDKGISVRNLQTLWGPISYNIKRDTNGKVTLKLNYTKKPPNGFAVPAGTELIVQETKMIPQALKQKQQQTCGLSFNDQAFQRNGESYFILSGEMHYFRVDADLWPKHLQMIKEAGLNTVSSYVPWSLHEQIEGEPDFSGKYGANLNLERFIKLCKKLELNLILKPGPYILAELTMHGIPKWFFEKYPATLACDFNGRPYPVKYTCLVHPDYKRKVMQWYDAVMPLIAKNQNSNGGPVIMVQVCNEAGLFQWLGGSGDYSPESLMEYRKYLENHYTDIGELNKHYGSNYSTFEDVEAPAGRAVSRADHFAYRDWESFHRDFYAEYIGWLIKEIREHNVNVPLFHNVPGWVYGRAKSMPVCLSMYHKLSRLYPDILLGVDHIPENPSYRNFHDDRLINAFTKAIQGNRGPTYIAELQAGTREACVCVYPNEMELFYKACLANGAVAMNYYMFSQGQNPPGWGIYDSSFYLQTPLNVKGEPSENYPVTKNINEFINTHGQRLCESQNKALQALAFYPPYYYREFTSPLFTGENLDEFLLADCKLDTRMVTDELLFESLGKLIAMDNQEYDAVDITNADSQLDRYKQIWMACTEQMDENTQHLLLDYVRRGGHLICFPTLPKFDLNANPCSILADGLGINSEEVKTDSDGMIRWVKTNEDIHAISYIETFNAPHGEVIASTRNGKSCGIKVKCGKGSASILGTGFIYQATAHKKAWQHLSLDMNFKGPVTCDNPMIITRTRFNKTGGGYFFMLNYHNQTLEGKISFNNKKVNLPPFSGLIVPFDNP, from the coding sequence ATGAAATCAGCTTTTTTACTCATATTTCTTGTCTTCTTTACAGCTTCCACACTCGCAGAACAGTGGTATATTTTTGAAGACTTTGACAGCAATCAATGTCTTGCAAAATGGAAACCTGCTAATATTAATGGCTCTTCGCAAGTTATTATGGTCAAACAGGCATTATCCCTAAAATGGCAAGGAGACCGCGATGGTGTAGAACTGAAATACTTCCCCGCAACACCTATCGATATAACATCATGGCAAAAAATTCGAGTATACGCATCAATCGACACCAATAATAGCGATGGCAAACTAAACCTTTGGCTCCATGACGGCGGCAAAGGCTCTTTTGTAACAGGCACCAATATCAGCCAGACTAATATAGAATTCAACCTCGAAGATGCAAAAAAACAAATAGATGCTCAGGCTGTTAGAGAGTTTGCTCTGGTCGTCAACGGCTATCCTAACGATAACGGCACTATCTCATTTAGCAAAATTGAAGTATTCAGTGATAATGAAATTACCAAAGCAACTCTAACTCCTCTACCATCAGCGACAATCTCTGCCAGTTCAGAACAAAAAGAAATGACCGCGGCTATGGCAATGGACGGAAAAATGGACACACGCTGGTCAAGCAGTTCAAATGATAATGAATGGCTGCAAATCGATTTCAATACACCAACAGAACTGGTCGGCCTGAAACTTCACTGGGAAACCGCATACGGCAGAAATTATGAGATTGAAACACTCGCAGATAACGGTAAATGGGAAACCGCAAGCAAAATACAATACGGCGACGGCGGAGTCGATGAAATATATTTCGGCCTGCGAAAAACCAGGGCGGTCCGTTTTGTCGGTCATAAACGCGGTACAGGCTGGGGTTATTCTCTCTGGGAAATAGAAATATTAGGAAAAGAAAACCAAATACTCGCAAACGCCTCGTCATCGGCCAATGGTACTGATGCTCTGGCAGTATTAGACGGAAAAGCAGATACTTACTGGCAATCGGGACCTGATAACGGCGAAAACACAACTCTTGAACTAACCTTCCCGCATAAATTCGGTATCGGAGGTCTGCAAATCAACTGGGCACAACAAAATTCACCAGCCTGCAAAATCGAGGCACTTGCCGAAGACAGCGACCAATGGCAAATCATTATGAATAAAAAGGCCGGTGTTAATAATACGGAAGATTTGTTTTTCTCGGCTGTTAATACCAAAAAACTGCGGCTTGTATTCGAAGCAGAACCTGTCCGCATCTCAGACATACAAATTAAAGGAACAAGCGAAGCGTGGACGCCGGTAAGACATTTTGAAATGCTCGCACAGCGACTGCCTGATGGAATGTTTCCCGGCTGGCTGCGGAGAGAGCAGGCATTCTGGACAGTTACAGGACTTTCCGGAAGTTTCAACGAATCGCTGCTGGATGAATACGGAAAAGTAGAATCGGGACTTAGAAATTTCAGCGTAACACCTGCCCTGATAATCGACGGCAAACTGCTCAGTGCCAAAAATTTCAAACTCACTCAATCTCTTGCAGATGACTGGGCACCTATCCCATCTGTAAAATGGCAAGGTAATGACATATCACTAAATATAACTGCAAACACAATCGAACCAGACACTACGATTGTGCTTTATACCTTAAAAAATACAAGTAAAAAAGCTCGTGACATTTCTCTTCTGCTGGCGGCAAGGCCATTACAAATAAACCCGCCATGGCAATTCGGCGGCTATTCTTCCATTAAACAAGCCAATTGGCAGGATAATGAAAACACCTTAATACTCAATGACACACAGGCTTTGCGGCTTTATCCGAAGCCATCCTTTCAATCACTTTACAGTCAAAAACCTACGGCAGATTCAATCGATATAATCGAATGTCTTACAGATAAAAAATCTGACGGCAATTCTGTTTCTTCGCCGGAAGGTATTATTTCAGCGGGCGCACGATACAATTACCATCTGGCCGGCGGCGAAACGAAAACAATACTGGCAATTTATCCAAATACCGACAAGACAAATATTTCAGTCAGCGGCAGCTATGAAGAGTTCTTCAGCAGCGAAATGAAAAAATCCCTGAAATACTGGCGGCAACTGACCGGCGACTGGGACATCAATATTCCTGACAAAAAATTAGCCAATCTCATCCGCTCCAATCTCGCTTATCTTCTTATCAATGCCGATGGGCCTGCAACTCAGCCCGGCTCGCGAAACTATAACAATTCGTGGATACGCGACGGCGCAATCAGCGCAACGGCGATGATGAGATTCGGAATGCTCGATTTCGGCAAAAAATACCTGCAATGGTTCACAGGACTAATCAAAGATGACGGATTTATTCCGTTCATTGTCGAAACCAAAACAGGCAATCCGGTCGGTTTTGCCGATACCTGGGGCGAATACGATTCGTTTGGAGAATATGCGTTCCTTGTCCGGGAAGTTACAGAAATTACCGATGACAATAGTATCGCCCAGATGAGCTGGCCGAAATTAAAAGCGGCTATGAAATATATGGAGAACCTGCGTAACCAGCGTCTGACAGAACAGTATAAAGGAACAGAATACGAAGGAATCTTACCGCAATCCAACAGCCATGAAGGATATTTCCCCGCAAAGCACAGCTATTGGGACGATTTTTTTGCACTTAAAGGCCTGCAGGATGCACAGACCATCGCCCTGCGGCTCGGATATAAAGATGACGCCGTGTGGCTTAATGGTTTTGAAAAAGAACTTCGCAAATCACTGTTCGAATCTATGGAAAAAGTTCGACAACGCGATAATCTCAAAACACTTCCTGCCTGCGCGGAGCTTGGCGATTTCGACCCGACATCGACATCTATCGGAATTATGATAGCCGATGAACGTGACAATCTGCCAGAAGACGCTCTTGAAGCAACTTACGACAAATATATGCAGGATTGCATCCAAAGAGCAGCGCAGCCGGCAGACAAACGCAGTTCATATACGCCTTATGAAGTTCGAAATATCGGCGCTATGATTCGGATGGGCAGAAGCGCAGACGCCAGAACGCTGCTCGATTTCTTTGTAAATGACGGCGTAAGACCTGCCGCGTGGAACCATCTGGCCGAAGTTGTGCACGGCGATCTTCGAACTCCAAGTTATATTGGCGATATGCCGCATACATGGGTCGGTGCGGAGTTAATCAATTCGATTCGGGATATGCTCGTTTATGAAGACCGGGGCAGGCTTGTGCTCGCAGCAGCGATACCGGACAAATGGCTCGATAAGGGCATATCGGTCAGAAATTTGCAAACATTATGGGGTCCTATTAGTTATAATATCAAACGAGATACGAACGGCAAAGTTACACTTAAATTGAATTATACTAAAAAACCGCCGAATGGCTTTGCAGTCCCAGCAGGAACAGAGCTAATTGTTCAGGAGACAAAAATGATACCTCAGGCATTAAAACAAAAACAACAGCAGACTTGCGGATTATCTTTTAACGACCAGGCATTCCAACGAAATGGCGAAAGTTATTTTATTTTGAGCGGCGAAATGCATTATTTTCGCGTCGATGCCGACCTGTGGCCAAAACATCTTCAAATGATAAAAGAGGCTGGTTTGAATACGGTCTCATCTTATGTGCCATGGTCTCTGCACGAACAAATCGAAGGCGAGCCGGACTTTAGCGGTAAATACGGTGCAAATCTTAATCTTGAACGATTTATCAAACTGTGTAAAAAATTAGAATTGAATCTCATTCTAAAGCCCGGGCCATATATTCTCGCTGAATTGACTATGCATGGGATTCCGAAATGGTTTTTTGAAAAATACCCGGCGACATTAGCCTGTGATTTTAACGGCAGGCCTTATCCTGTCAAATACACCTGCCTTGTTCATCCGGATTATAAAAGAAAAGTTATGCAATGGTATGACGCGGTAATGCCGCTAATTGCGAAAAACCAGAACTCAAATGGCGGACCTGTCATAATGGTGCAGGTTTGCAATGAAGCTGGTTTGTTCCAATGGCTCGGCGGCAGCGGTGATTACAGCCCGGAATCTCTGATGGAATACCGTAAATATCTGGAAAATCATTACACAGATATTGGCGAATTGAATAAACACTATGGCAGCAACTATTCAACTTTCGAAGATGTTGAAGCACCGGCAGGCAGAGCAGTTTCAAGAGCTGACCATTTCGCATACAGGGACTGGGAAAGTTTTCATCGGGATTTTTATGCCGAGTATATCGGATGGCTCATTAAAGAAATTCGTGAACACAATGTAAATGTTCCGCTATTTCATAATGTGCCGGGTTGGGTTTATGGACGAGCCAAAAGTATGCCGGTTTGTCTGTCGATGTATCATAAGTTATCACGGCTTTATCCCGATATCCTGCTCGGAGTCGACCATATCCCTGAAAATCCGTCATATCGCAATTTTCACGATGACCGGCTTATCAATGCTTTTACGAAAGCGATTCAGGGTAATCGCGGGCCGACGTATATCGCAGAACTTCAGGCTGGCACACGCGAGGCGTGTGTTTGCGTTTATCCAAACGAAATGGAACTATTCTATAAAGCATGCCTTGCGAATGGCGCAGTCGCGATGAATTATTATATGTTCAGCCAGGGGCAAAATCCGCCCGGCTGGGGAATTTACGATTCGTCGTTTTATCTGCAAACACCTTTAAATGTCAAAGGAGAACCATCAGAAAACTATCCTGTAACAAAAAATATAAATGAATTTATCAATACGCACGGCCAAAGACTTTGCGAAAGTCAAAACAAAGCTTTACAGGCTTTGGCATTTTATCCGCCTTATTATTACCGCGAATTCACCAGTCCACTGTTTACAGGGGAAAATCTTGATGAATTTTTGCTCGCTGACTGCAAGCTCGATACGCGAATGGTTACGGATGAATTGCTTTTTGAAAGTCTCGGCAAACTTATTGCGATGGACAATCAGGAATATGATGCTGTCGATATTACAAATGCTGATTCTCAACTTGACCGGTATAAACAGATTTGGATGGCCTGCACGGAACAGATGGATGAAAATACTCAACATTTATTATTAGATTATGTTCGGCGAGGCGGACACTTGATTTGTTTTCCGACACTGCCAAAATTCGACCTTAACGCCAATCCATGTTCAATTCTCGCAGATGGTCTCGGCATAAACAGTGAGGAAGTAAAAACAGACAGCGATGGAATGATTCGCTGGGTCAAAACAAATGAAGATATACACGCAATCAGTTATATTGAAACATTCAACGCACCGCATGGAGAGGTTATCGCATCAACGCGCAACGGCAAATCGTGCGGTATTAAAGTCAAATGCGGCAAAGGTTCGGCATCGATTCTTGGAACAGGATTTATCTATCAGGCTACGGCACACAAAAAAGCATGGCAGCATTTAAGTCTCGATATGAATTTCAAAGGTCCTGTTACCTGTGATAATCCGATGATTATAACACGGACGCGTTTCAATAAAACAGGCGGCGGATACTTTTTTATGCTGAATTATCACAATCAGACTCTTGAGGGAAAAATATCATTCAATAATAAAAAGGTTAATTTGCCGCCATTTAGCGGTTTGATAGTACCATTCGATAACCCTTAA
- a CDS encoding carbohydrate-binding protein, with the protein MCKKLFFPVSIVVLMFGIIVPAIENANAANYPRECEDYNSVTWGGTGTPEQIRLESHSAASGEEALHIGPDWSPDDSYGVNDEAVYTVNLQECDNASIKIKYSDDVAGNVIKVYLDDVEKGQFITFFTGGWNVFEWTNSISLGSISAGQHTIKLKVSTGGSYGAVLDVFEIRNSMEDMVSYLKSSINANTGLVKSREGEEYNGTTVYKNALSAMAFIHQGDTNSANGIFNFFKSVYDADPNDFHGFVQWWDAGTGQPIESDYWVGDNAFLLIALNYYNQVNNGLGDYADLSDALVEWLTEEGNDCSSIIGEGVADMYAALAPFEGDEDVDMALIKLKARFYDEVSYAGILDHTTRASLIFGDLDGFNYLDNFERTETWDYDNITTVSGYSAFDSEDFINIEISAQLLNVWGIWSSDLAIDLSGLKEELEKTWLNGTVEPNSCGLPYYVTDSGFDYAYSMPIIDSTAYMLFSYWNFNSCAPGKEYATISFDFCECEDYNSVTFGGVGTSGIRLEAKTNASSCQVLHIGPDWSPDNSYGVNDEATYMVDLQDYNYASIKVRYADDVAGNVIKIYLDDVEKGQFTTLDTGTWNDFEWTEPISLGAITEGQHSIKLKVATGGSYGLGLDVFKIERRNIVHFSMPYSQRQQANYSGAACMKMALDYEGINAYTQADLHSYGVANNYNQDGNYVDPHGMYITLNHYELNANYNYSAMSATTLNDAYHSICYWIEYDIAGATPQNMPTIIPLGGNYENWVLVNGFSASANPWATSNYTVYGFWITDPSASGIGENVYKTAAELANDYIMLDTTDTWDGKYVTVCEPPAKQAQVTIAQPVKYKEKLNSKKDIIDAAVKGLQDNVLKSDKGFETAYIGSYPGKPVQIKDDSGSYFIVPFVKNNGCSVAVIVDAADGTFRQASYSKTPDAGYLKRFEGKKGKEFRSHKGKNAFLPQVTD; encoded by the coding sequence ATGTGCAAAAAGTTATTTTTTCCAGTTTCTATTGTTGTTTTAATGTTTGGCATAATTGTGCCGGCAATTGAAAACGCAAATGCTGCCAACTATCCAAGAGAATGTGAGGATTATAATTCTGTTACCTGGGGCGGGACAGGAACTCCGGAGCAAATCAGACTTGAGTCCCATTCAGCCGCTTCCGGCGAAGAAGCTCTTCATATCGGTCCTGACTGGTCTCCTGACGATAGTTATGGTGTAAACGATGAAGCTGTTTATACCGTTAATTTACAGGAATGTGATAATGCTTCAATCAAAATCAAATATTCCGATGACGTGGCAGGCAATGTTATTAAAGTTTATTTGGATGATGTGGAAAAAGGGCAGTTTATAACATTTTTTACCGGCGGCTGGAATGTATTTGAATGGACAAATTCCATATCATTGGGTTCCATATCTGCCGGCCAGCACACAATCAAGCTGAAAGTCTCAACAGGCGGCAGTTATGGCGCTGTTTTGGATGTTTTCGAAATTCGCAACTCTATGGAGGATATGGTATCGTATCTCAAAAGCTCTATAAACGCTAACACAGGCCTGGTAAAATCTCGCGAAGGAGAAGAGTATAATGGTACAACTGTTTACAAAAACGCACTTTCCGCAATGGCGTTTATCCATCAGGGTGATACCAATTCTGCAAATGGGATTTTTAACTTTTTTAAGTCAGTTTATGATGCTGACCCTAATGATTTCCATGGATTCGTACAATGGTGGGATGCGGGTACCGGCCAACCGATTGAGTCGGATTACTGGGTTGGTGATAACGCGTTTCTGCTGATTGCCTTGAATTACTATAATCAGGTTAATAATGGTCTTGGCGATTATGCAGACCTGTCCGATGCACTCGTTGAATGGCTTACCGAGGAAGGAAATGATTGCAGCTCGATTATAGGCGAAGGCGTAGCAGATATGTATGCAGCTCTGGCTCCTTTTGAAGGCGATGAAGATGTGGATATGGCTTTAATTAAACTTAAGGCCAGATTTTATGATGAAGTATCCTATGCCGGTATTTTAGACCACACGACACGTGCTTCTCTAATCTTTGGCGACCTTGATGGATTCAATTATCTGGACAATTTTGAACGAACTGAAACATGGGATTACGACAATATTACAACCGTTTCAGGATACAGTGCATTTGATAGTGAGGACTTTATTAACATCGAAATAAGCGCGCAGTTACTAAACGTATGGGGTATATGGAGTTCGGATTTGGCGATAGATTTATCCGGCCTTAAAGAAGAACTCGAAAAAACATGGCTGAATGGAACAGTTGAACCTAATTCCTGCGGGCTTCCTTATTATGTGACAGACAGTGGTTTTGATTATGCGTATTCTATGCCTATAATAGACTCTACGGCATATATGCTGTTTTCTTACTGGAATTTCAATTCCTGTGCGCCAGGTAAGGAATATGCCACAATAAGTTTTGATTTTTGCGAATGTGAAGATTATAACTCCGTTACTTTTGGCGGTGTAGGAACCAGTGGAATTAGGCTGGAAGCCAAAACAAATGCCTCCAGCTGCCAGGTCCTTCATATCGGTCCCGACTGGTCTCCGGACAATAGTTATGGTGTAAATGACGAAGCGACATATATGGTTGATTTGCAGGATTATAATTACGCTTCAATAAAGGTCAGGTATGCCGATGACGTTGCGGGCAATGTTATTAAAATCTATTTGGATGATGTTGAGAAAGGACAATTTACCACATTGGATACCGGCACCTGGAATGATTTTGAATGGACAGAGCCGATATCACTCGGTGCTATAACAGAGGGCCAGCATTCTATTAAGTTGAAAGTCGCAACAGGCGGCAGCTATGGTTTGGGATTGGATGTATTTAAAATCGAACGGCGGAATATTGTACATTTTAGTATGCCTTATTCCCAGCGACAGCAGGCCAATTACAGTGGGGCTGCCTGTATGAAAATGGCACTCGATTATGAAGGTATAAACGCGTATACACAAGCCGACCTGCATAGCTACGGTGTTGCGAATAATTATAATCAGGACGGCAATTACGTAGACCCGCACGGAATGTATATAACGTTGAATCATTATGAATTGAACGCAAATTATAATTATTCTGCTATGAGCGCTACGACATTAAATGATGCTTATCATAGCATTTGTTACTGGATTGAGTACGATATAGCAGGAGCAACTCCGCAGAATATGCCGACAATCATTCCGCTCGGCGGCAATTATGAAAACTGGGTTCTTGTTAACGGCTTCAGCGCAAGCGCAAATCCATGGGCAACTTCGAACTATACAGTTTACGGGTTCTGGATTACCGACCCGAGCGCAAGCGGTATTGGCGAAAACGTTTATAAAACCGCCGCTGAACTGGCCAATGATTATATTATGCTCGATACCACCGATACCTGGGATGGCAAATATGTCACAGTATGCGAGCCTCCTGCTAAGCAGGCACAGGTAACCATAGCTCAACCTGTTAAATACAAAGAGAAGCTCAATTCGAAGAAGGATATTATAGATGCCGCTGTTAAAGGTCTGCAGGATAATGTTCTGAAATCAGACAAAGGGTTCGAGACAGCTTATATCGGCTCGTATCCGGGCAAGCCGGTTCAAATTAAAGACGATTCCGGCAGCTATTTCATTGTTCCGTTTGTAAAGAATAACGGCTGTTCAGTGGCAGTAATTGTAGATGCCGCGGATGGCACATTCAGACAGGCTTCTTACAGTAAAACACCTGATGCCGGTTATTTGAAACGGTTCGAAGGTAAAAAAGGCAAGGAATTCAGATCGCATAAAGGCAAAAATGCTTTCCTGCCGCAAGTAACAGATTAG